In a single window of the bacterium genome:
- a CDS encoding right-handed parallel beta-helix repeat-containing protein: MKKHCLKTLLLAMLIAGIPFVSDGQQKSTETGKTQENVITVGSNNADITGSDNRVIQAAIDMVYQRGGGTVRILPGEYILIDAIRLRSNIHLIGDREKTVLKHAPLVSCPLSVDADIGQKEVTPGDPSLFKVGMGIVCCDNTLLNDMVTKPLTITRIENGVLFLNGYIEFDFTADFEGKGQGALVTNIFPLIYGYEIENTTIEGLTIDSKVDNDKGWKEIRTGGLCLDRTKNCLVRNVKSVNNYGDGFLIITSEHTTLEDCEGAYNSHHGIHPGSHSPWTVVRRCVMHHNGSDGLYICWGVRESEFTDNVVYQNGIRMDRNGISIGHKDTDNLIARNHVYENAKHGIHFRTKTEPNGAHRTRIIDNIIENNGLAGYAEKGCGIYISGITHDILIENNTIRETRKGDERLQKNAVLLEPGVTRVQMINNKISGHPENAILDNSKSSDNKLQIVTDP, translated from the coding sequence ATGAAAAAACATTGTTTAAAGACGCTTTTGCTGGCGATGCTGATTGCCGGGATACCTTTTGTCTCGGATGGACAACAAAAATCAACAGAAACTGGAAAAACCCAGGAAAATGTAATAACTGTCGGATCGAATAATGCGGATATCACAGGCTCGGATAATCGTGTTATCCAGGCAGCTATTGATATGGTATATCAAAGAGGCGGCGGAACGGTTCGTATTCTACCGGGAGAATATATTCTGATTGACGCGATTCGTTTGCGGTCAAATATTCATTTAATCGGCGATCGTGAGAAGACGGTTTTAAAACATGCGCCGTTAGTTTCATGTCCGTTATCAGTGGATGCCGACATAGGACAAAAAGAGGTTACGCCCGGGGATCCATCGCTTTTTAAAGTGGGGATGGGAATAGTCTGCTGTGATAATACATTACTGAATGATATGGTAACAAAACCATTAACCATTACACGCATTGAGAATGGTGTCCTCTTTTTAAACGGGTACATTGAGTTTGATTTTACTGCAGATTTTGAAGGTAAAGGTCAGGGAGCATTGGTTACCAATATTTTCCCTTTGATTTACGGGTATGAAATAGAAAATACAACAATAGAAGGTTTAACCATTGATTCAAAAGTAGACAATGATAAAGGATGGAAGGAAATCAGGACAGGTGGTTTGTGCCTTGACCGGACAAAAAATTGTCTCGTTCGGAATGTTAAATCTGTCAATAATTATGGTGATGGCTTTCTTATTATAACCTCCGAGCATACAACTCTGGAGGATTGTGAAGGAGCTTATAATTCACATCATGGAATTCATCCGGGGTCTCATAGCCCATGGACAGTTGTCCGGCGATGTGTCATGCATCATAACGGTTCTGATGGGCTGTATATATGCTGGGGAGTGAGGGAGAGTGAATTTACTGATAATGTTGTTTATCAAAATGGCATTCGTATGGACCGCAACGGAATATCAATCGGTCATAAGGATACCGATAACCTGATAGCCAGAAATCATGTTTATGAAAATGCCAAACATGGTATTCATTTCCGAACAAAGACAGAACCAAACGGCGCTCATCGCACCAGAATTATTGACAATATTATCGAGAATAACGGCTTGGCAGGGTATGCTGAAAAAGGTTGCGGAATATATATTTCGGGTATAACTCATGATATCCTGATCGAGAATAATACAATCAGGGAAACCCGTAAAGGGGACGAACGTTTACAGAAAAATGCCGTGCTTCTCGAGCCCGGTGTAACGCGGGTACAGATGATTAATAATAAGATCAGCGGTCATCCGGAGAATGCCATTCTGGACAATTCTAAAAGTTCTGATAATAAACTTCAGATAGTTACTGATCCTTAA